One window of Capsicum annuum cultivar UCD-10X-F1 unplaced genomic scaffold, UCD10Xv1.1 ctg2941, whole genome shotgun sequence genomic DNA carries:
- the LOC124891039 gene encoding uncharacterized protein LOC124891039: MHVLMILGTNQYGSSINTSLYSVTKRKIILELSFPNDDERCCGSSHGWLVFQRSDDIIYLFNPFSGETIHLPSLSYHVDKVVLSKNPSTNPYDVEVVAIVQCGFVPLGLAILRPGSNEWIVMTHGMSRHVVCDVIYYDDRYYVVTSHGRVLSIDKMTLDLNEISGPAPVRRSSGNVCFEPKVFQK, translated from the exons ATGCATGTGCTAATGATCCTTGGTACAAATCAATATGGCTCTAGCATTAACACAAGTTTATACAGTGTGACCAAACGTAAAATAATCTTGGAACTCTCATTTCCTAACGACGATGAGAGATGTTGTGGTTCTTCTCATGGTTGGTTGGTTTTTCAACGGTCTGATGATATTATCTATCTTTTCAACCCTTTCTCCGGTGAGACAATCCATCTTCCTAGTCTTTCTTATCATGTCGATAAGGTTGTTCTATCGAAGAATCCCTCAACCAATCCGTATGATGTTGAGGTCGTCGCAATAGTTCAGTGTGGGTTTGTGCCTCTTGGGCTGGCTATTCTACGACCCGGTAGTAATGAATGGATTGTCATGACTCATGGTATGTCACGGCATGTTGTTTGTGATGTGATATACTATGATGACAGATACTACGTTGTGACTTCTCATGGTCGTGTTTTATCTATTGACAAAATGACTTTAGATTTGAATGAGATAAGTGGACCAGCGCCAGTAAG GAGGTCCTCTGGAAATGTTTGTTTTGAGCCGAAGGTTTTTCAGAAATAG